The window TATTTAAGGACGTTGAGAAATGAGATTCGGATTATAAGGGCACAGTCAAAGTTGGAGGTCCGATCTGATCTAATTCTATAAGCAAAAATGTGCAAATGGCTATGCGTTCTTATGATTTTGTATCGATAAACACGTTGTCTAGCTACTATTGTATTTGATTCCTGGTCTGTTAGATCCAGAACTGCATGGTATATAGCTGTGCCAATGTGCCATGGTGGTCCTCTATATATAGTAAAGATTTTTTCATACGTAAATTTAAAATAGCAAAACGGTGGGTTTAAGCCTTTCCGCCTAGCGATTTAGACCCTCCCAGATATTCAAGTCCAGCTCCATTTAAGATTTCTTTCCGATATTCAAATTCTGAACCCCGATTTGTCTGGTAATCTGCCTAGATTACTGATCACAGATTTTGAATTCTAAATGTTGATCGGTGGGTGTTCCAAACTGGGTCTGGACCAGTTGCTGCACACAAGGTGTTTGATAAAATGCTTCCATATGGTCTTGGTTGACAGACGTTGAATTGTTACTCTGATAATCCAAGAAGGAAAGCTTGGAATCTGCACGTCCCAACCATGATAATTGATCATTTTTGATAAACAAGTATCAAGATTTGATCAAATGGGAGATAAGATAATTTGTTCAAGGATTATAGTGAAGAAATGTTACACTAGGAATTCCAAGTTCTTCAGCTGCTATGATGGGGAGGTCCCCATCTCATGGAACCATTCACTATAACACAAGTTGCATGAGAACTTCAGAAGTGCATCAGTTTTGACCGAGGATCGATACTACAAACAATAGCTGTGATTATCAACTGATTGTCGTACAAGCCATCAAGTGAGTTTGGAGTCTAAAGATTTGAGAATGCATACATGGTTGTACTCTATAATCACAAAGTTTATGTGCACAGACCTCTGTGATTCAGGAGCTTTGCAAATTTGAGGAATGAGTTGCTGTGACTTCAACTTGGGAATGGTATGTAGAGAATGAGGCTTATAATTAGCTTCTGTCATGGATTTACTGAGGTAAGTGCTTGTCTCGTATGTATTACCAATTTGCACTGATATACAGCATGGAAGCCTCTCAGGTTGGTTCTGAATCTCATGTTTGCCAGACTTTTGTTTATTTGAATACTTTGGGTTACAGTTAATTTGAAATTCTTTCCCTTTGTTTAGAGCATGATTTCCTTTTTATTTCATAAATCTTTAAAAAAAAATATTCACTCATTGATTAGAAATTGATTGTAGCCATTTTGTTGATTAGAAAAATTCAATACCAACATCCTAATAGGAATCCTCAAACAAAATTGAGATAAAAGAAAACATACTTTAACATAGAATTCAGTATCCTAATTAATGAGCATTCACGCGGATAGTAGTCGCAATAACCTCTCTTTTTTATTACAATCATTAAGGATTCAACATGAAAAATCATGATTCAATACTTATAAGTTATAGCTAGCAGCAGAACATCCTACTAGTTTATTAGACAGTATACTGAAGGTCTTGCCTGTTTATTTGTTAGAACCCATTTAGCTTTTCCTTAGAAGTACTTGATTTACCACTTTATCCAAGTTCTTGTATGAGGAGCCTTGTGGATCAGCGGCCTCTTCTGCTAATTTCTTCAACACGTTAGCCTTGTTCCTCATCTCCTCACCATTCTGTCCCTCCATTAACTCCCTCACAAGCTTCTCGACTTCATCCCTCTTGACATTGTTGTCGATCTCCATGCCAATTCCCAATCCATTACAAACATACCAACAATTGGTTTGCTGCTCTGCAAAGAATGGCCAACACAGCATAGGAACTCCTGCAGTGACACTCTCAATAGTGGAATTCCACCCATTGTGTGTTAAAAACCCTCCAACTGATGGGTGGTTAAGGACTTCCTCCTGTGGGCACCAACTTGCTATTATACCTCTTCCCTTGGTTTCAGCTACAAACTCAGGTGGCAAAATCGCTGATTCGCCAACAACCAGATCAGGCCTAATCACCCATAGAAAAGGGTGCTTGCTATTTGCAAGTCCCCAACCAAACTCCACAAGGTGTTCTGGTGTCATGACCACAACGCTGCCAAAATTCACATAAACAACAGAGTTTGGCGCCTTAGCATTTAGCCATGGGAGGCACTCAGTGTCTTCTTTCCAGAGGCTGTATCCCATAGACTCTAAAGGGTCTTCTGGTATCTGGTTAAGAAGTAACTGAAGAGGGCCAATGGCATAAACATGTGGAAGCATAAATGATAAAGCATCCAAAACATCTCTCTCCAATGCATCAAAAGTATGAATTACTACTGCTGAAGCTTTATGTGCTCTTTGAGTTGCTTCACCTGTTAGTACAAATGGACTGTCATTGGGATCTGTAGTTCGGAAAAAGCTAGGAAGATCCTTTAGGCGGATATCTTTCATTCCTGGTATCCAATCAATGACAGTGTCTAGGTAGCCATTGGATAGACATTTCTCATCTGTAAACATTAAAAAGAACAGTGATACTTAGTAAAAGTTAACAAGCATTACTCAAATCATAGTTAATAAAATACTTCAGTGCCATCACCTTTTATTGGTGCAAATCCTTTTTCAACCAGCGCACGGTACTGTTTGAAGCCCATGAAGCCATTTGCAGCAACAGGAAAGAACAACACAATAGGTAGTCTAAGGTCTTGAGCAGCATCAACAGAGAAGCTCATGAAACCATCTGAGACAATGCAGCTCACAGGAAACGTGCTACTGTTGAGTCTGGTAAGGAGGTCACGAAATGGAGCCAAGAAGTTTTTGTTGATGGAATCACAGATAGCTGTGATATCTTGGGTTGAATCTGAATCTGAGGGTGGTAAGCCATCTGGGATGGTTTCAAAATGAAAGTCTGTCAAGCCATCTAGTGTGTTGGGGCCTAAAGATTTGAGAAACCGTCTATGGTTGTACTCAGTATTCACAAAAGTGATACGAAAACCTCTGTGGTGCAACAGCTTGGCAAACTTGAGGAGTGGCTTTATGTGGCCTTGATATGGGAATGGGATACATACAGCATGAGGCTTATCAGTTACTTCCATGGAACCCATGACTATATATTTCTTCTTGATATGGCTCTGATTTGTGAATGTGAATAGGTGATACTATCTATATGTAGTTGGAGTTCTTCTCTAAATAAAATTGCACATGCGTTAAAGTTAAAACTAGATTTATAAAACAGCATCTGATGCCATGAATTCTTATTGTTTTTGAGGACAGATGTAATCACAGATATCTAATTGTTTAATGCTGGCAGCTGTTCTCCAGATTTTCTGGAGTTTATGTATATAGAGTATAGACGGTATGCATACTGAACATGTGCCATGGATTTAATTTATATTTCTCTGAGATTTGATAGAATCAATTGCATTGATAGACTACTTCTATTGTTTCGCGGCACGAGGTTTACTAGAATCATTATTATACAGAATTTTATAACCTTTTACCTCAGTTTTAACTTGCCAGTCTTCGTTTTTCTATTGCAGATGGAGTAACTGTGTTTCTGTGCTAAGCAAAATGGTTTTCTCAGACCACTTCCATCATTTAAACTTTTTCCGAGCATTGCTGAGACTATCCTCTGGCTACAGTTCTAGTAAATGATGACTATCATATACGCATTCGATGCCAAAAGAGAGGAGCTCAAGAGGTTAGAATCCTTATCTTGGTGTTGGATAAATACTGGTAGGTCGTAACCACTAATGCAGTTGCACCTACAATCCAGTCATGGCCTCTACAGCACCTAATGTTATTTTCTGTTTCCCTATTTGGAAGTTTTACCTCTTCTTTTATCAAATAACTTCTTTTTCTTAAACTCTTTCCAGGCTGCTGTACAACAGTGACAAAAAAGAGATAACAAAAAGAGATAAATTGGCAAAAATCCTATACCACAGGGGTTTTTATGTAACCTTTGTCAACACAGAGTTCAATTACAAGCACTTCCTCAAGCCTCTAGGACTCAACTCCTTAGTTGGCTTCCCTGATTTTCAGTTTGGAACCATTCCTGATGGCCTTCCAGATTCAAATGAAGATGCCACCCTAGACCTCGCTTTACTTTGTGGCTCTATCCGAAAAACTTTCTTGGCTCCTTTACATGATCTCTCCTCATAAAACTTAACGATACTAAGACTAATTATCCGGCGACTTGCATTGTTTCAGATTTCGCCCTTTGGTCCAGAAAGGGCTTGCACCATTCAAAGGTGAATATATAAATAGGTACACCACATTCATACTTAATGTATATATGTTACACTGTCACGTCCAATCCTCCACGTCTACCACAGCCCCCCATTGGGACCAAATTTGCGCTAAAACAAATGCAGGGCAAAGAAACCAGTGACAAGCTCTCCATAAGAACAGGGGTGGACCAAAACCAATACCTCCTAAAATAAAATAAAAAGTATACTAAAGGAAACAAAATTGAGGAATACCTATTTTTCAAATCTAAAGCAAAATAATATTTCATTTAATTGCAAATGATCATAATACATAAAACCTTGATCCACTAGTTATACAATATCATCATCAAAATATTTGGATAAAATCTAAATTTCCTTTGACAGCATTAGATTCACTACATTGTCCAAGTTCTTGGATGATGAAGCATGTGGAGCAGTTGCATCTTCAGCAAGCTTCTTCCACTCCAAGGCCTTATTTCTCATTTTCACACCCATCTCTCCCTTCATCAACTCTTTAACAAGCTTCTCAACTTCGTCTCTCTTGACATCATTACTAATCTCCATGCCAATGCCCCATTCATTACAAGCATACCAACAATTTGTTTGTTGGTCAGCAAAGAATGGCCAACACAGCATAGGCACACCTGCACACAAACTCTCAATCATCGAATTCCAACCGCAGTGTGTCAAGAACCCTCCAACTGATGGGTGGTTAAGTACTTGCTCCTGCGGGCACCAACTCGCAATTAGACCTCTTTCCTTGGTTTCAGCTACAAACTCCGGTGGCAAAATTGCAGACTCGCCAAGCACCAAATCGGGTCTGATGACCCAGATGAATGAAACATTACTATTTGCAAGTCCCCAACCAAACTCTACAAGCTTCTGTGGTGACATTACCGCTATACTGCCAAAACTGACGTAAATAACAGAGTTCGGCTCCTTAGAATCAAGCCATTTGAGACACTCAGTCTCTTCCTTCCATAGACTATATCCCATATTCTTCAAAGGATCCTCTGGCAATTGATTGAGGTGTAATTGTTGAGGTCCAATTGCATAAACAGGTGGGAGCTTCGGCATAGATGAGAGAGCCTCCAAAACTTGAGACTCCAAAGCATCAAAAGTATGAACAATTACTGCCGAAGCTTTATCAACTCTATGCATTATTTCCATGCAGAAGTTGAACAGGACGTCGTCGGGGTTCGTAGTTCGAAAGTGGGTGGGTAAATCTCTCAAACGGATACCTTTCATTCCTGGAATCCAATCTAACACCTTGTCCAAAAACCCATTTGTCAAACAGCTCTCATCTACAATACCCAATAGCTATGTAATTAGTAAAAGAAAAAAGCTAATCAAGTATATATGCTAGCTCATATATCCCAAAAACCCAATATCTTAAAACACAAGCTACGTAGTAAAAATGGAAAATGACTAAAATCTATATGATTCATAAATCATGATCAGTACCTTCGAGTGGTGCGAGTCCTTTTTCCACCAAAGTGGGATATTGTTTATATCCCAGAAAACTGCAAGCAGAAATAGAGAACAAGACTACTGCAGGCACTCCAAGTTCTCCGGCAGCTGTGATGGCAAACGGCATAAAACCATCGGAAACGACACAAGTCACCGGAAGACCAATGTCATGGCCATTGAGCTTCACCAGTAGTTCTTGGAAAGGAGCCAGTAACTGATCTTTCAGCAAGGCTTCAGTGACCACATTGACGTCTTGGGTGGCATCTTCATTCGAACCTGCAACAGGAATTCCATCGGGGATGGCCTCGAAGCGAAAATCAGGCAAGCCGTCGAGGGAGTTGGGTCCTTGAGATCTAAGAAAGCGTTTGTGGTTGAACTCTGTGTTGACAAAGGTAATGTGGAAGCCCCTGTGGTGGAGGAGCTTAGCTAGTTCGAGCATTGCTTTGATGTGGCTTTGAGATGGAACTGGAACACAAACAGCATGAGGCTTATTAGCTACAAATTCCTTGGAACCCATCGCCATCGATCTTAGCTTTGAGATTGAGTCTATTTGATTGCAGGTCTAGCTAAATAACACGAATATATATAGTGGCCGAGATAGATCACCTGGGCAAACTGGCCACGTAGCTTGTCAGAAAGCGCAGCCATCATTGAATATGAATAAAATGGGAAACTAGGGACAAAGTAGAGGAAAGAAAAGCTAGCTTATCACATATATCTGAGTGCGCTCCAAGTTACGTGCTAACCCAAATATCATTTTGTCTTGTCAGTCTCAGAGAGTTCAGAACTTCAAGTTAATTTGACCAATATTGGGACATCTAGTCGATGACAATTCTGTTTTTGTTGATCAAGTCTCGTAAGAGCGAGGTTATTTATTATAGATGATAAACAAAAGAGAAAGACAAATTAAGACCCATACCTCTCGAACAAATTGACAAAACAGTAACCAAATCGAAAATGAGAAAGTCCCGACCTATCTCGACCCAACATGATCTATCTCATAATAAAATCAACCTTGACATTAGAATGACGAAGGGATAGGCCAGTAGGGCTCGTGCTTTGGCATTGCTCTCCTGCAGGCTCGTGCTTGGCATTGCTCTCCTGCATACACTTGCTGACATTGATCGGGTTTGTAGTTTATGCTCCGGAGCGTCTGTGCTCCGCATATGTTTTCTGACGGAAGTAAAAAGTAAATAAACCCGTTGATTGCAAGCACGTCGTTACCAGGCGCGTCGTGCGTTGTTTTTTTTCCTTTGATAAGTTTTAGGACTAATTTCAGTTTATCCCTGTTAACTTTATGTCAATCATCATGTTAGTCCCTCTTTTTTCAATTTCATCAAAAACACCCCTAAACTTTCAATTTTCATCAGCCGTGCCCACAGTTCCGATCTCCGTCAAATTATTCAGTTAAGTGATGACGCGGCATCAGGCAAAAAGCCAAATTCCCAAAATAACCTTTCACTGTTTTCCCTCCATTAACACACATCTCGAAAAATAAGTTCACACTAATCTAATACACATCCCAAAAACGCAACCCCATTCTCCCATCACAACCGTACCCTAGTTAATTTAGCAGCTCTCTATCTCCACCGAAACCCCATATTAACTCTTTGCCTCCCAAAAACCCCCAAATCTGGTTTTGATATAAAACCCAGATTACACACCTACCCCATCCTTAAACACCCAAATTACAGCGCCCACAATGGCTGGGAATGAGATTGAGGTGTGGATACCACGAGCGGAAGGTGCTCCAGATGAAATTCCTCCTTACAGTGAGTTTATGGTTCCTTGAAACTAATGGTTTAGTGGATTTACGGGATCGACGAAAAGTNNNNNNNNNNNNNNNNNNNNGTTTTTAGTTATGGTTTGATGTATTTCTATAGGAAAAAAGGGATCAGGAGAAGGTTGTAGCAAAGACTGTTGCGAAAGCAACCACAAAGTCATCGACTGCCTCAACAACTACACAAGTTGCTTCAGCTAAGAACAAGGGAGCTGCTTCTACAAAGTCTTCGACACCTACAAGGTCATCAAAGAGGATTAGAGGTGGAGACAAGCAGGTTGGAAAATAGACTTAGTAAGATATTAGATTAGCAAGCCCGATTATCATCTCTTGATGCATTATTTTGTGCAACCTTGTGGTAGTCACAATGGTTGCTAGCTCTAATTTTTTGTTAGAATGATTAGAGCTAGTATGAACTATGAACTATGAACTCCAATTATATCCAACTTTTTTGTTTGTTGTTTGGATGTAAACTCTTAAATGCATCAGTTGGCTGCTAATTTATAAGACAATGTAATCTAGTTTTTTTTTTTCTATATGAAGGACCTATTTCTGTGTGATTTATACTCTCTTTTTTGTTGTTAAAAAGAGCAATGTTTTCTTCGATTGTTGTTTATTAGCAACGTTGAGATCCGTAGTTTAATTGATTTTTACATGTCCACCCAGAATATATGATAGTGTGTGGTTTTGGAGGGAAAATAGTGTTATTATTTGGTTGAATTTAATTTTGGTGGGAATAAATGTAATATGTCTGTTTTACCCTTTCTTTTGGACCCCGGATCCAGAATTTGGTTTTTTGCCTATTGCCATGTCATCACTTAACTGAGTAATTTGACGGAGATCGAAACTGTGGGCACGGCTGATGAAAATTGAAAGTTTAGGAGTGTTTTTGATGAAATTGAAAAAAGAGGGACTAACATGATGATTGACATAAAGTTAATAGGGGTAAACTGAAATTAGTCCTAAGTTTTATTCCTCAGATCTGGGGACTTGGTTAGTGCAAAACACAGTTTGGGTATGGGTATCTCTCCACCATCTGTCATCGTTCTTCGTTTTCTGGGTTGGATCCGGCATTAGGCGGCGGCGTGTTGAGATCATCTATAACTGGATCGATCTCCCATTCGAGCGTAAATCGAAGCGGTCTTCTTCAGATCTCATTCTCCCATCTGAGACTTATGGGCACCGGCGTACTCATCTTGTTGGTCACCGATCTGGTATCGTCATCGCTGCTCTCTTTTGTAGTGATATATGAATTGCTCTTAGAAATTTTGGAAGTATGAGAAATTACGAGAGGCAGTGGGAGTAGGAATAGGTGATGGTAAATGAGTGATGGTTCATTCAATTTTGAAGAACCACATATCGGTTCTGGGATTTGTTCCATTTGGAACAGGAATTGTGGTCATGTTTCTTAGTTATAGATGGGCGATTTTTCCAGTGTTGATCTGCTTGATTGTTTTACTTGATGTAGAGGGGAAATGAAATTTGGGGGTTTTTGTTTTTCTTTCTTTTCGATGCATTTTGTTATATGTTTGATGTGGGATTGCTTCTTTGTCTATTCAATGTTAAGTTGTTCTTTAGGTCTACACTGGTGAAGATCTTATGTAATTAAGCTGTATTTGATTTTTGTTTGTTTCCCGCTTAAAAGAGAGGTAGCTGAGATTATCATATCAAATGGAGATAGAAGCGTATTTTAGCTGCTAATTTGATGGTTATGAGATATGGTACTTTTGATTTTTTTAATTTCAATTGTTTTTATTAGGGATCTGTGGTGTCTCAGAATTGTTTGTCATCTATGTTAGACTAAGGTATGCTAATTTGCTCACCAATGCACTATTTTCTTTAATCTGAATTTACAAATGCCATTGCTGATTCTTTTTTACTTCTTTGGTTTGTATATAACTTGTGCAGAGAAAGGAGAATCTCCATTCAGAGATAGGGAAAGTCTTATCGGTTCTCTCATATAGTTTTGACTGGTATGCAACTCAATCTCATTGATCGTTATGTTTGGTATTACACTCCATAGCTTGATATGATCTCCATAGATAATACAGTTCATGTTAGTTTTTGTAGGCCACTATCTTCGGTATTAGCTGCATTATTTGAATAGAATCTTATCAAATTCTTTGTTGTTCGGTTGTGTTCCTAAATCCTAACCCACCAGTACATATATAACATTGTTGCTGAACCAAAACTGAAATCTGAAGATTTCAGGAACTCTTAAAATTATGGCCACAGTCTAGTTTCATTGTTATTATCTTGTTCCCTTCTAGCAAAGCTTGTGCAGCGTGTTAAGTTCCTGCTTCTTATTCTCTTCCCATCTTTCCAATGATCCTATCATCAAGTTTTATCTCAGAAATTATTCCTTGAATTCACATGATTATTGGTCATTGCCTTATTAAACGTTAAAAACACTCCAACTGGTAGTATTTCTTAAAACAAATCCTATTGTGAACTAGTCTTGCTGCAAATTACCTTCGAGTTTGAACAGATATCCATGTCCATTATCAGTTTACTAAGTATACACCAGGTACCTTCACATATGCCTATATTTGGGGAAAGTTTCAAATACTAAAAAGAAAACAGATTGGTCCCTGTTTTTTCTTACTAAGCTTAGGTTGCTACGATGAGCAAATCACATATGTATATTTGCATTGTTTGTTCAGTTGTTAAATGAAGTTCTGATTTCCTCATCAAGTCTGGGGTCAAAACTGAATTTAATCAATTNNNNNNNNNNNNNNNNNNNNCTTCACATATGCCTATATTTGGGGAAAGTTTCAAATACTAAAAGAAAACAGATTGGTCCCTGTTTTTTCTTACTAAGCTTAGGTTGCTACGATGAGCAAATCACATATGTATATTTGCATTGTTTGTTCAGTTGTTAAATGAAGTTCTGATTTCCTCA of the Fragaria vesca subsp. vesca linkage group LG6, FraVesHawaii_1.0, whole genome shotgun sequence genome contains:
- the LOC101307915 gene encoding UDP-glycosyltransferase 85A3-like, which produces MGSMEVTDKPHAVCIPFPYQGHIKPLLKFAKLLHHRGFRITFVNTEYNHRRFLKSLGPNTLDGLTDFHFETIPDGLPPSDSDSTQDITAICDSINKNFLAPFRDLLTRLNSSTFPVSCIVSDGFMSFSVDAAQDLRLPIVLFFPVAANGFMGFKQYRALVEKGFAPIKDEKCLSNGYLDTVIDWIPGMKDIRLKDLPSFFRTTDPNDSPFVLTGEATQRAHKASAVVIHTFDALERDVLDALSFMLPHVYAIGPLQLLLNQIPEDPLESMGYSLWKEDTECLPWLNAKAPNSVVYVNFGSVVVMTPEHLVEFGWGLANSKHPFLWVIRPDLVVGESAILPPEFVAETKGRGIIASWCPQEEVLNHPSVGGFLTHNGWNSTIESVTAGVPMLCWPFFAEQQTNCWYVCNGLGIGMEIDNNVKRDEVEKLVRELMEGQNGEEMRNKANVLKKLAEEAADPQGSSYKNLDKVVNQVLLRKS
- the LOC101302472 gene encoding UDP-glycosyltransferase 85A1-like, translating into MAMGSKEFVANKPHAVCVPVPSQSHIKAMLELAKLLHHRGFHITFVNTEFNHKRFLRSQGPNSLDGLPDFRFEAIPDGIPVAGSNEDATQDVNVVTEALLKDQLLAPFQELLVKLNGHDIGLPVTCVVSDGFMPFAITAAGELGVPAVVLFSISACSFLGYKQYPTLVEKGLAPLEDESCLTNGFLDKVLDWIPGMKGIRLRDLPTHFRTTNPDDVLFNFCMEIMHRVDKASAVIVHTFDALESQVLEALSSMPKLPPVYAIGPQQLHLNQLPEDPLKNMGYSLWKEETECLKWLDSKEPNSVIYVSFGSIAVMSPQKLVEFGWGLANSNVSFIWVIRPDLVLGESAILPPEFVAETKERGLIASWCPQEQVLNHPSVGGFLTHCGWNSMIESLCAGVPMLCWPFFADQQTNCWYACNEWGIGMEISNDVKRDEVEKLVKELMKGEMGVKMRNKALEWKKLAEDATAPHASSSKNLDNVVNLMLSKEI